Proteins found in one Populus alba chromosome 14, ASM523922v2, whole genome shotgun sequence genomic segment:
- the LOC118033253 gene encoding GCN5-related N-acetyltransferase 9 has protein sequence MESKAAKRGECDLQQSMIGGGLQSKIEEMRGVSLEGEKVILVPYMEAHVPKYHHWMQDPFLLQATGSELLSLQDEYQMQLSWTQDPLKRTFIVLDKELIQAGFVHGDPHVEAMVGDVNIFMNDVDDPQVAEIEIMIAEPKSRGKGLGKEAVLMMMAYAVRDLGIHVFRAKIGESNGSSLNMFRNMGFQETSRSEIFKEVTLELPMTQPKCEELLKLIDNVVTHE, from the exons ATGGAGAGTAAGGCAGCAAAAAGAGGAGAGTGTGATTTGCAGCAAAGCATGATCGGTGGTGGGCTGCAAAGTAAGATTGAGGAAATGAGAGGAGTAAGCTTGGAAGGAGAGAAGGTAATACTTGTGCCTTACATGGAGGCCCACGTCCCAAAGTATCACCACTGGATGCAAGACCCCTTTCTCCTCCAAGCCACCGGCTCTGAGCTCTTATCCCTTCAAGACGAGTATCAGATGCAGCTCTCTTGGACCCAAGACCCCCTCA AAAGGACTTTTATTGTACTGGATAAGGAATTGATACAAGCTGGTTTTGTTCATGGAGACCCTCATGTCGAAG CTATGGTAGGTGATGTAAATATATTCATGAATGATGTGGATGATCCTCAAGTGGCCGAGATCGAGATAATGATAGCTGAACCAAAGAg TCGTGGAAAAGGACTCGGGAAGGAAgctgtgttgatgatgatggccTATGCTGTTCGGGACCTTGGGATCCATGTATTCCGTGCTAAAATTGGAGAATCAAATGGATCATCTCTTAATATGTTTCGTAAtatg GGTTTTCAGGAGACTTCTCGCAGTGAAATCTTCAAAGAG GTGACACTGGAATTACCAATGACACAGCCTAAGTGTGAGGAATTACTGAAATTGATTGATAACGTGGTTACACATGAGTAG